DNA from Lagenorhynchus albirostris chromosome 3, mLagAlb1.1, whole genome shotgun sequence:
ACAGTCTCCCAGGCGCCCCCGGCAGCCCGGGAACCTCTGGTCTGAAAGAGCCCATTTCATGCTCTCTCTGTCCCCATCCTCTCTGGCCGGGGGGACGGCGGAGCTCTCAAGTTGGCtgctccacccccccaccctcaccccccgaACATCAGTGGGACCGGGACCCTCTCCACACAGTCTTCTCAGCGCCAGGCTCCCCGCCTCAATctctgcttttgttctttttctccaccTAGTCATTGGCAGAGGAGGCGAACAGATTAACAAAATCCAGCAGGATTCGGGCTGCAAAGTGCAGATCTCTCCAGGTATGGGAAGCCAGATCTGGGCCAGGACAGGCGCTGGGCTGGGGTGAGCTGAGCTGAGCGGGGCTGGGgtgtgggcgggggagggggggcgctCTTGGGCTTTCTGTCATAATCCTCTGACTGCCGTGATTGGATAGAGGTGAAACGGGCTGGTGTTCATTGAGCACGTTTTATGTGCTAGGCTCTGGCGCCTCAAGGTGTAGCTGCAACTCTtattctcttcagttttctggtGAGTGGGGAGGGCTGGAATGCAGTGCAGGGAGCTGCACCCCAGACCCTGCTCTGACCATGTTGCCACCTGAGCTAAACACCTGGTGGAAAACAGGCGGGAATGTGTGAGGCAGGGGAGCTCATTAGGAAGAAGAGCTGAGGtcaggcctgggttcaagtccagtTCTGCCTGCTCCTTGGCAAGTGCCTGCTTTGCAGGGCTTTCTGAGGGCTCGCCCTGCCTAACCCGTGCCCTTCATTGACTGGAAGCTGCTCGTCATCAGTGGTGATGGACAGGGCCCAGGTTTGGGACTTTCTGGAATCTGCCTTGCTGTCCATCTCatcttttttctaaaagttttgccTCCCTTACTGGATTGTAAGCTTCCTGACCTTGGCCTCGTGTAGAGCAGCCTCTCAAGTGTTTGGGGAGGTAAATTGATCTGTCAGGCCACCGCACGGTGGCAGAAGTAGCCACTGATTGTTCTGGAGGTCTCCTCATCTCCATGGAAAGTCCTCTTGGTGTCTGCAGACCCAAGAAGGCATCGACcctgtcttcttttctctccagACAGCGGTGGCCTACCCGAGCGCAGCGTGTCCTTGACAGGAGCCCCAGAGTCTGTGCAGTAAGTCCCTGGCTGGGCCTGCCACTGACGAGGAGAGTGGCAGAAGCCCTCTGGATCCCTTTGAAGTTGAGGGTGACTCCCACACCATGTCTCTCAAGCCTTGCCCTCTCCAGGGGGCTGTCCTGACACTATGATTCCCATGCATCCTGAGATCTGGGGAACCTGGGCCTGAATAGCCCCACCCCCGAGGACAGGACCATTTGTCATCTGTCAGACCATGTGGGTTGGAATCGCCTTCCCTGGGACCTGGGTGGAGCTTCCAGGCCAGTCCTCTCTCAGGTGATGATACCCATTCTTCCCCTTCCCAGGAAAGCAAAGATGATGCTGGATGACATCGTCTCTCGGGGTCGTGGGGGCCCCCCAGGACAGTTCCACGACAACGCCAACGGGGGCCAGAACGGCACAGTGCAGGAGATCATGATCCCTGCGGGGAAGGCCGGCCTGGTTATCGGCAAAGGTGGAGAGACGATTAAGCAGCTGCAGGTAAGGGAgtgggcccctcccctcccaagaAAGTTTCCTCCCTGGGGCTGTGCGTCTGCACACCACTGCCCCCAGCCGCTTTGCCAGGGTCCTTCATCCTTTTTTATCACACCTGGCCCCCCACACGCCCCAGAAAGTCCTTGGAGAGCTCAGCACTGACTCTCAACCTTGGCTGTAAAGGAACGGGCTGGAGTGAAGATGATTTTGATCCAAGATGGATCCCAGAACACAAACGTGGACAAACCGCTCCGGATCATTGGAGACCCTTACAAAGTACAGGTGAGCGCACCCTGGGGGCTGGCGAGGGGTTCTAGGGCAGAGAGAGGGCAGGCAGGTGAGCTGGAGATTCATATGCAAGTGGAGAGGTTTTCGAGAGCGCTGGCTTTGAAGTCAGCCCAGGACTTGTTCTCTGCTGAACTCTGCCTCCTGGCCGTTTGTACGTGAGCAGGTGGCCTAAACTCCAGAAGATGGGGGTGCTCACCACATGTGCCTCTTAGGGCGGCGGATAAAGAGCTCGGCACACGTGCGCTGGTCCTTAGCTTAGGCCCGTGACCCCTGGGCACGCGGTGGGGCGGCGGTGCTTATGTGAGCGCTGTGCTTCGTGTGTTTGCAGCAAGCCTGTGAGATGGTGATGGACATCCTTCGGGAGCGTGACCAGGGTGGCTTCGGGGACCGGAACGAGTATGGATCCCGGATCGGCGGGGGCATCGATGTGAGTGCAGGCTTCCCCAGGTGGATGGAGtgccagggtgggcagggggtggggggtgttgggCAGCAGAGGGCCGCAGGCTGGGGACAGAGCCCAGCTGACTCTCCTGCGTCCCACCCACCCTTAGGTGCCAGTGCCCAGGCATTCTGTGGGGGTGGTCATCGGCCGGAGTGGAGAGATGATCAAGAAGATCCAGAATGACGCAGGTGTTCGGATACAGTTTAAACAAGGTCAGGGGCCAGCCGGGCGTCCGCTGGGCATGTGGACATGTTGACCAGGTCTGTCCGCTGAGGAGCACTCTTGGGGTCCACTGAGGGCAGCTTGGCACCAGGGTTAGCCTGTTGAGCCTCTGCGGTGCCTCATTACTCCTAGACCAGCAGGACATGCCTCATCGCCTCCCCCCCGGTGGGACAGCCACGTGAGAAAGTGGGTGACAGGCAGGCTTTCCAAGTCGAAGGGGGGAGTGTGTTTTTCTCTCCTGTCaaactctctttcctctcccccgCCCGAGGGCTCTCCTGACCAAGCCCCCGGGGCCCCTGGGCTGGGTTAGCTTGCACGGCCCCAGCTCTGGGCTCCTGCCAACCGCAGTGAGGGTGTCTGAGTGGCTggtctgtggggaggagggactCCTGTGCTTTTGAGAGATATGTTGTCAGTTCTGAGTTCTGTCAAGTGCATCCGTTAGTTCTGGGGGATACCCGATGCAGAAAGAAGCCTCATCCACCACCCTGCCTTAGTTGGTTGGTTTCCTTCTCTGGCAACGTGGGCCCGCCGGCCTTTCTCGGCCCCTGAATACGTGGAGGGCGGCGAGCAGCACTTTGAGGCTGAGATATTTCAGACACCTAGCCTGGCCCAGCTTCTGCCCTGAAGAGGCGGTGTTACGGGGGTTTGGAGTTGTGCTTCTCTCATAATTGCGTTTCTGTTCTCTGGGTGCTGCCTCAGATGATGGGACGGGTCCTGAGAAGATAGCTCACATAATGGGGCCCCCAGACCGGTGTGAGCACGCCGCGAGGATCATCAATGATCTCCTCCAGAGCCTCAGGGTGGGTGGCGTCGGCTGTGCTGAGAAGGGCTGGTGGGGACAGAGGGGCCAGGCTGGATTCCTGTGTTAATCctccatctcctccctcccctgcagagTGGTCCCCCGGGCCCTCCAGGGGGTCCTGGCATGCCCCCAGGGGGCCGAGGTCGAGGAAGAGGCCAAGGCAACTGGGGCCCTCCCGGTGGGGAGATGACCTTCTCCATTCCCACTCACAAGTGTGGGCTGGTCATCGGCCGAGGTGAGGAGCCCTTCCACGGGCCCCATCCCTCCCCcgctctcctcccaccctcccttcatGGCCTGTGGCTCGTGCAGGTGGCGAGAACGTGAAAGCCATAAACCAGCAGACGGGCGCCTTTGTAGAGATCTCCCGGCAGCTGCCACCCAACGGCGACCCCAACTTCAAATTGTTCATCATCCGGGGCTCGCCCCAGCAGATCGACCACGCCAAGCAGCTCATCGAGGAGAAGATCgaggtgggctggggaggggctctgggagcctgggcctggctccttctccccctccactGACTTGTCCGATTCTCTTTCCTCCAGGGTCCCCTCTGCCCAGTGGGACCAGGCCCCGGGGGCCCAGGCCCTGCCGGCCCCATGGGACCCTTCAACCCCGGGCCCTTCAATCAGGGGCCACCCGGGGCTCCCCCTCAGTGAGTATCCCTGCCGGCTCCCTGGGGTTTGGGGTGGGGTAGGGCTGTGCTGGCAGGGAGACTGGAAGACCCTGTGTCCGTCCCCTCCGCTGAGATGGCCAGCCCCGCCTCGTGGAAGTGCTGAGCGTTTGGCCCCAGACATGATCCCTGCTGGCCCCCTGTTTACAGACACATTCTTAAAAGATGCCACAGGTGTTGCCCCTGGTCTCCACCCACGTGTATATCCATGCATGGTGCGCTCGGGGACTTGCACTTCCTTGAGTCAGCACAGCCTGTGGCGTTTGCCTCGGTCATCTCATGCCCTTCCCTGGGCCAGGAACCCGCAGCGCCACTCAAGGGGTGCTCTGGGTCCCCGTCCAAGCTGTGGCCATCCTCTGTGGGGACCCAGGAGCAACCTGGCTCATGTGTTCCCCATTCTCGTCCTGCAGTGCTGGAGGCCCCCCTCCTCACCAGTAcccaccccagggctggggcaatACCTACCCTCAGTGGCAGCCGCCTGCTCCTCACGACCCGAGTAAGTGGAAGGACCCGACCCGGGCAGGCGGAGAGGGGCCAGCTTTCTGGGCCACCGCTCAGCCCACACGTCCTCCTCCCGCAGATAAAGCCGCAGCTGCCGCCGCAGACCCCAACGCCGCCTGGGCCGCCTACTACTCACACTACTACCAGCAGCCCCCAGGCCCCGTGCCAGGCCCAGCACCGGCCCCCGCGGCCCCGCCCACCCAGGGCGAGCCCCCTCAGCCTCCACCTGCCGGCCAGTCGGACTACACTAAGGCTTGGGAGGAGTACTACAAGAAGATCGGTGAGTGCCTGGGCCACGGCGGGGGCTTGGGTCAGCCAGCGAGCGGTGGGCGGGTGGGTGGCCGTGTCCCCAGGCTGGGCTCTGACCTCGGAGCCTGTGTCCACAGGCCAGCAGCCCCAGCAGCCCGGCGCGCCCCCGCAGCAGGACTACACGAAGGCCTGGGAGGAGTACTACAAGAAGCAGGGTGAGCCGGCGGGGCCGCGGGGGGCAGGACCGGGCTCGCCCTCGTGCCGGCCACACTCACCCGCCCTCTGCCCCCCCCACAGCTCAAGTGGCCACGGGAGGGGGTCCAGGAGCACCCCCAGGCTCCCAGCCAGACTACAGTGCCGCCTGGGCCGAATATTACAGACAGCAAGCCGCTTACTACGGACAGACTCCAGGTCCTGGCggcccccagcctccacccacaCAGCAGGGACAGCAGCAGGCAAGTGGGAATtgccaccctcctcctcctcctttctccttccaacCCCCGGCTACCGTCCATCCTGCCTTAGTGGGTAGCGCCGGAAATCCCTTCCCCTGCGGGGTGTGTCCTTGATGCCTGCAGCGGGGGCCGCGTGGCCAGAGGTCTCCGGGAGTCCCCACGCGCCGGGGGAAGTGTGTGCTGGGTCCAGAGGTTAAACGAAGAGGCCTCCCTCCGCCGGCCCGCTTGTTCCTGTGTAACGCTGTCATGATGCTGGGGGAGACCGCGCGAAACAAATAAAAGGAGGAACTGTTGAACTGGTGGGtagtcctgggggtggggggcaggccgTCCGCTCAGATGCTGGTCGCCATCCTGGCTGCTAACTCACTCACTCAAAATCTGGCCACTTGGGAAGAAAACGGATATTTTTTCCCCGCTCTGCATTACTTtcatggtttttgttcttttgattcttttatttttgaaaccaCGATCTCTCCCCGCGTGTCCAAGTGACTGTGTGTACTGCAAGCGGCCCCGTGTGGCTCAGCCGTGGCCTGGCCGTGGCTCCTCCCGTGGCTCCTCCCGTGGGCTGTGGGGGAGGTGCCGAGGGGCCTGGGCCCTCCCGCTCCGCCCAGGCTCGGTCTCTCTGCTCCCGTGCCTGCCTTGTGTCCTGGTCTTGTCTGTGAAGTGGGCATGACGATCGCTGCCACCTTCCAACCTACCTCACAGGGGTGTTGTGGGGACACCGTGATCTCTGACTGTCATGTTGTGATGCGCCGGGCCGCCAGCCCTCCTTCCTGAAGAcagggcccctcccccctcccctcccctcccttgctCCCAGCCCTGAGCGCTTCtctcccgcccgcccgcccgccctctctctctctctctctctctctctctctctctctctctctctctctctctctctctttttctctctctctctctctcctccctcctccctccctctccctccctctctctccccctccctccctctctccctgcttcttctccttcctttgtgTCACTCTCTCCTCCATCAGGGAGCCAGTCTGACTTCAGCCGAGCCCCGGAGCACTGACTAGACAGCTACAGACACATCCTTCGGCCTGCGCTCGCCACAGGCTCGGGAGAGGGGCTTCCTGGCCCCCTCCTCGCCCCCGTCCCCCAGTCTCCCGCCTCCCCTCCTGTAGTGACCAAttcctatctcttccctctccgCAGGCTCAATGAATCGAATGAATGTGaacttcttcatctgtgaaaatctattattattttttttccattttgttctgtttgggggctttttgtttgtttttcttccgtTTGTTTGTCGAGAGAGCGATGGCTGCCAAGGGGGTGTGCTTGGGGAGCCCTCGCTGTGAGTGGCTTGGAGGTTGCAGCACAGGCGGTGCCGggctctcgctctctcgctctctcgctcatTCTGTGTGTCTcacatgctttttttctttcaaaattgggaTCTTTCATGTTGAGCCAGCCATAGAAGATAGCGAGAACTAAatctctgcaaaaaaaaaaaaaaaattaaaaattaaaaagcaaaacaaaacctataaaattatatatatatatatattaaaaaatctctatcatcccccccccgccccaccccagcgTTCCTGACACTGCCTCTTTCAGGAGAAAGCAATTCATTCACTCCCTACTACCACCCTTGGCCctcttcatgtttttaaaataaacttttaaaaaggaaaaaaaagtcactcttgctatttcttttttttagttagaGTTGGAACATTCCATGGACCAGGTATTGGTATTGCAGGAACCCCGCCCCGCGTCAGGCAGCCCCGCACTCAGCCTCTCTGCTCCTCCTCTTGCTCTTCCTTccaccccagcccagctcccccgCCGCccacccctcccgccccccacccccaggactgGTCTGTCGTGTTTCATCGGTTCAAGAGGACATTGAAACTGAAAACAGttgagaacaaaacaaacaaaaaattgtatggcagtttttactttttatcgCTCGTTTTTAACTTCACAAATAAATGATAACAAAACCTCCCCGTGTCTGCCGGGTgccgtctctctctttctctccccgtAGACTTTTGAAGCAGATGTTTGTTCTTTATAGATGTTGTAAAAGCCTGATGACGGTGATTGGAAATTACAAGCTTTGTGttgtgttggtttttttgttgtttttttttttttaaccagaattATAAGAAAAGATAGTTTTCTGCAGGCGCATTGTGCTTTCCTaactctgccccccaccccttttttggTTAAATAAAGTGCTTTTTGTCTAAAACGGCGTGCTGGCCGCAGTTGTGTTTGCAGAGGAAACAAGCTGAAGAGGAGCTTGGCCCATGAGAGTGGGGTGTTGGCCCCCCAAAGACTGGCCGCCTGGTCTTGTAGGAAGGGAGAAGCAGGCAGAGCCCCAGCAGTGCAGTCCTCCCCCAGCGTTCCCGCCTCTGGGAACGTGGGGAGCAAGGCCCCCAGGAGGGTCCCCAGGGACAGGTGTTCCCATGGATACAGCCTGCCACCATAGCAAACCCATGGCCGGCCGTGCCTTGCGGGACTCGGCCTGGCCCTGATGGCATGTCTAGCTGTGGCCTGTTTGCTAGCGAGCCCTGAGGTGGAAACCTGGCCTGTTGAAAGGAAGGGCGTCCTTTCCAGTGGCTTGTGGCAGTCTAAGGACGAGGACAGGAGATGGGACGGTGGTCTGAGAGGCCACTTGAGCTGCTGGGCCCAGGGGTGAGTGTGCGGAGGCATACTGTTTGCCTGGGGTGTTCCTCTGGGATTTAGGGTTGAAATCCCAGCACTGAGAAGCTCGGCAGCCACACTCAGAATCTGGATGTCTGggcccgcaggcttcagtagcagGAGCAGCAACAGCTGCCACCTCCAGGTGGGGCTGCTCATGGCCCCCATGACCTTCCAGATTAATTAGGGACCTGTCCCAGCAGGAGTGCCCCTTGGTGGCCCCCCGTCAGACCACCTGTGGGGCAGTGGGCCTAGGAAAGAGGGAGGTTGTCGATCTGGGGTCACGTGGGGGAGTCAGCTTAGATTGGAACCCCAGGCTCCCCTCACCAGGCGTCTCACCTCAGGCCAGTGCACCCTCTCTGAGCTCTGGGGCAAGGGGAAAGTCGGAGCCCCCGGCCCTCTCCTGACTCACTGTAGACTTGATGACAGAGCAGCACTTGGCAAAAATGTTTTCTGGAGCTGCTTCTGCCAAGATCTAGAGAAGGGGAGCAAA
Protein-coding regions in this window:
- the KHSRP gene encoding far upstream element-binding protein 2 isoform X1; protein product: MSDYSTGGPPPGPPPPAGGGGGSGGAGGAGGGPPPGPPGAGDRGGGGPGGGGPGGGSAGGPSQPPGGGGPGIRKDAFADAVQRARQIAAKIGGDAATTVNNSTPDFGFGGQKRQLEDGDQPESKKLASQGDSISSQLGPIHPPPRTSMTEEYRVPDGMVGLIIGRGGEQINKIQQDSGCKVQISPDSGGLPERSVSLTGAPESVQKAKMMLDDIVSRGRGGPPGQFHDNANGGQNGTVQEIMIPAGKAGLVIGKGGETIKQLQERAGVKMILIQDGSQNTNVDKPLRIIGDPYKVQQACEMVMDILRERDQGGFGDRNEYGSRIGGGIDVPVPRHSVGVVIGRSGEMIKKIQNDAGVRIQFKQDDGTGPEKIAHIMGPPDRCEHAARIINDLLQSLRSGPPGPPGGPGMPPGGRGRGRGQGNWGPPGGEMTFSIPTHKCGLVIGRGGENVKAINQQTGAFVEISRQLPPNGDPNFKLFIIRGSPQQIDHAKQLIEEKIEGPLCPVGPGPGGPGPAGPMGPFNPGPFNQGPPGAPPHAGGPPPHQYPPQGWGNTYPQWQPPAPHDPNKAAAAAADPNAAWAAYYSHYYQQPPGPVPGPAPAPAAPPTQGEPPQPPPAGQSDYTKAWEEYYKKIGQQPQQPGAPPQQDYTKAWEEYYKKQAQVATGGGPGAPPGSQPDYSAAWAEYYRQQAAYYGQTPGPGGPQPPPTQQGQQQDLLYPGLGVFYRSQRPDTLRVASAGPRDADPGEGEKDEVRTGPRPSPIAHGGPRPQQPECH
- the KHSRP gene encoding far upstream element-binding protein 2 isoform X2, encoding MSDYSTGGPPPGPPPPAGGGGGSGGAGGAGGGPPPGPPGAGDRGGGGPGGGGPGGGSAGGPSQPPGGGGPGIRKDAFADAVQRARQIAAKIGGDAATTVNNSTPDFGFGGQKRQLEDGDQPESKKLASQGDSISSQLGPIHPPPRTSMTEEYRVPDGMVGLIIGRGGEQINKIQQDSGCKVQISPDSGGLPERSVSLTGAPESVQKAKMMLDDIVSRGRGGPPGQFHDNANGGQNGTVQEIMIPAGKAGLVIGKGGETIKQLQERAGVKMILIQDGSQNTNVDKPLRIIGDPYKVQQACEMVMDILRERDQGGFGDRNEYGSRIGGGIDVPVPRHSVGVVIGRSGEMIKKIQNDAGVRIQFKQDDGTGPEKIAHIMGPPDRCEHAARIINDLLQSLRSGPPGPPGGPGMPPGGRGRGRGQGNWGPPGGEMTFSIPTHKCGLVIGRGGENVKAINQQTGAFVEISRQLPPNGDPNFKLFIIRGSPQQIDHAKQLIEEKIEGPLCPVGPGPGGPGPAGPMGPFNPGPFNQGPPGAPPHAGGPPPHQYPPQGWGNTYPQWQPPAPHDPNKAAAAAADPNAAWAAYYSHYYQQPPGPVPGPAPAPAAPPTQGEPPQPPPAGQSDYTKAWEEYYKKIGQQPQQPGAPPQQDYTKAWEEYYKKQAQVATGGGPGAPPGSQPDYSAAWAEYYRQQAAYYGQTPGPGGPQPPPTQQGQQQHLQ
- the KHSRP gene encoding far upstream element-binding protein 2 isoform X3, giving the protein MSDYSTGGPPPGPPPPAGGGGGSGGAGGAGGGPPPGPPGAGDRGGGGPGGGGPGGGSAGGPSQPPGGGGPGIRKDAFADAVQRARQIAAKIGGDAATTVNNSTPDFGFGGQKRQLEDGDQPESKKLASQGDSISSQLGPIHPPPRTSMTEEYRVPDGMVGLIIGRGGEQINKIQQDSGCKVQISPDSGGLPERSVSLTGAPESVQKAKMMLDDIVSRGRGGPPGQFHDNANGGQNGTVQEIMIPAGKAGLVIGKGGETIKQLQERAGVKMILIQDGSQNTNVDKPLRIIGDPYKVQQACEMVMDILRERDQGGFGDRNEYGSRIGGGIDVPVPRHSVGVVIGRSGEMIKKIQNDAGVRIQFKQDDGTGPEKIAHIMGPPDRCEHAARIINDLLQSLRSGPPGPPGGPGMPPGGRGRGRGQGNWGPPGGEMTFSIPTHKCGLVIGRGGENVKAINQQTGAFVEISRQLPPNGDPNFKLFIIRGSPQQIDHAKQLIEEKIEGPLCPVGPGPGGPGPAGPMGPFNPGPFNQGPPGAPPHAGGPPPHQYPPQGWGNTYPQWQPPAPHDPNKAAAAAADPNAAWAAYYSHYYQQPPGPVPGPAPAPAAPPTQGEPPQPPPAGQSDYTKAWEEYYKKIGQQPQQPGAPPQQDYTKAWEEYYKKQAQVATGGGPGAPPGSQPDYSAAWAEYYRQQAAYYGQTPGPGGPQPPPTQQGQQQAQ